The proteins below are encoded in one region of Lactuca sativa cultivar Salinas chromosome 3, Lsat_Salinas_v11, whole genome shotgun sequence:
- the LOC111920845 gene encoding short-chain dehydrogenase TIC 32, chloroplastic, giving the protein MTWISIFTGKSGFAASSTAEDVTKGIDGTGLTAIVTGATSGIGLETTRVLALRGVHVIMPVRTLESGKKVKESIVEKIPNAKIDVMELDISSLESVRQFASQYCSKGYPLNILILNAGIMTPPFSLSKDNIELQFATNHVGNFLLTNLLLDTMKKTATESGKEGRIVILSSEIHRMTYKEGIRFDKINDENSYSAFSAYGQSKLANALHAKELTRRFQEEGVNITANCLHPGIIATGLARHGGFNAFFYGVFNRFLKNIPQGAATTCYVALNPQVKGVSGEYFADSNLGKASKHAQDPELAKKLWDFSLNLTKSK; this is encoded by the exons ATGACTTGGATTTCAATTTTTACGGGCAAATCGGGATTTGCTGCTTCTTCTACAGCTGAAGATGTTACTAAAGGAATCGATGGAACTGGCCTCACCGCCATCGTTACTG GAGCTACAAGCGGTATCGGATTAGAAACAACACGTGTCCTTGCCTTACGTGGAGTACATGTCATTATGCCAGTCAGAACCCTCGAATCTGGTAAAAAAGTGAAAGAAAGCATCGTCGAAAAAATCCCGAATGCCAAGATTGATGTGATGGAGTTAGATATCAGCTCACTTGAATCCGTACGACAATTTGCTTCGCAATATTGTTCAAAGGGGTATCCTTTGAACATCTTGAT TCTGAATGCAGGGATTATGACTCCTCCCTTCTCTCTTAGCAAAGACAACATTGAATTGCAATTTGCAACCAACCATGTTG GTAACTTCTTATTGACAAACTTGTTATTGGATACCATGAAAAAGACTGCAACAGAAAGTGGGAAAGAAGGAAGGATCGTTATTCTTTCATCCGAGATTCATAGGATGACCTACAAAGAAGGCATTAGGTTCGACAAAATCAATGACGAGAACAG TTATAGTGCATTCTCAGCTTATGGGCAATCAAAGCTTGCAAATGCATTGCATGCAAAAGAGCTGACAAGACGGTTTCAGGAAGAAGGTGTGAATATAACGGCGAATTGTCTGCACCCTGGAATTATTGCAACAGGACTTGCACGCCATGGTGGTTTCAATG CTTTTTTCTATGGTGTGTTCAACCGTTTCTTGAAGAACATCCCACAGGGAGCTGCAACTACATGCTATGTCGCCTTGAACCCACAAGTTAAGGGCGTCAGTGGTGAGTATTTTGCAGACAGCAACTTGGGTAAAGCAAGCAAACATGCTCAAGATCCGGAACTCGCCAAGAAGCTCTGGGATTTCAGTTTGAACTTGACCAAATCCAAGTAG
- the LOC111920843 gene encoding aquaporin PIP1-2, which produces MEGKEEDVKLGANKYSERQPIGTSAQTDKDYKEPPPAPLFEPGELSSWSFYRAGIAEFIATFLFLYISVLTVMGVVKSPTKCGTVGIQGIAWAFGGMIFALVYCTAGISGGHINPAVTFGLLLARKLSLTRAVFYMVMQCLGAICGAGVVKGFQGKNQYTALGGGANVVAHGYTKGDGLGAEIVGTFVLVYTVFSATDAKRSARDSHVPILAPLPIGFAVFLVHLATIPITGTGINPARSLGAAIIYNKGHAWDDHWIFWVGPFIGAALAALYHQIVIRAIPFKSRS; this is translated from the exons ATGGAGGGTAAGGAAGAGGATGTTAAGCTTGGAGCCAACAAGTACTCAGAGAGGCAGCCCATCGGGACGTCGGCTCAAACAGACAAAGATTACAAGGAACCACCACCAGCGCCGTTGTTCGAGCCAGGTGAGCTGTCGTCATGGTCTTTCTACAGAGCCGGAATTGCGGAGTTCATAGCGACTTTCTTGTTCTTGTACATCTCTGTGTTGACGGTGATGGGTGTCGTTAAGTCCCCCACAAAGTGTGGTACTGTGGGCATTCAAGGGATTGCTTGGGCTTTTGGGGGTATGATCTTTGCCCTTGTCTACTGCACAGCCGGTATCTCAG GAGGACACATCAACCCAGCTGTGACCTTTGGTTTGCTACTGGCGAGGAAACTTTCATTGACAAGAGCCGTGTTCTACATGGTGATGCAATGTCTCGGAGCCATCTGTGGTGCCGGTGTGGTGAAAGGTTTCCAGGGTAAGAACCAGTACACCGCCTTGGGTGGCGGAGCCAATGTTGTAGCCCACGGCTACACCAAGGGTGATGGTCTTGGTGCTGAGATCGTTGGGACCTTTGTGCTTGTCTACACTGTCTTCTCTGCCACCGATGCCAAAAGAAGCGCTAGAGACTCACATGTCCCT ATCTTGGCTCCTCTCCCAATTGGGTTTGCGGTGTTCTTGGTCCATTTGGCCACCATCCCCATCACTGGAACTGGTATCAACCCTGCAAGAAGTCTTGGGGCTGCCATCATCTACAACAAGGGCCATGCATGGGATGACCAC tggATTTTCTGGGTTGGTCCCTTCATTGGAGCTGCACTGGCTGCTTTGTATCACCAGATTGTCATCAGAGCCATTCCTTTCAAGAGCAGATCTTGA